The following are encoded together in the Hydractinia symbiolongicarpus strain clone_291-10 chromosome 14, HSymV2.1, whole genome shotgun sequence genome:
- the LOC130625969 gene encoding pancreatic lipase-related protein 2-like, with protein sequence MRMLLILLGFALTQAHQICYHPYGCFSDAPPFDYPLVQLPEDPKVLNTKFSLFTRLNKDEGQPLDPLDHAPTNNSNFDGTKKTVIIVHGYIGNSGEYWVQPLVDALLKREQMNVVVVDWKKGAAFPYHQAVGNARIIGAQVALLLKGLQEQTRLDLMNVHCIGFSMGAHVCGFVGRNFARSNVTIGRISGLDPSAPYYEFRHADVRLDKTDADFVDVIHTDTKTLLVKGFGTAQELGHLDFYPNGGHDQPNCRNLDNGVTQYLTCSHYRAIEYFTESINIQNCPSRGYPCKDYQTFAKGLCTKCTTCPRMGYSAVEYKDSATGVYYLQTAGKKPFCAHHYNIAFYTESQIAGDLDDEVDVIITGEKAVSEKITIPSHYYKSGSIDSFLIHTRFDLGKPEKIKVQHGAWLDMWKLQAVVLRPMWNDKVYTGCYKRWLNTAKNEVPLKTGQAAYCP encoded by the exons CGCATCAAATTTGTTACCATCCATATGGTTGCTTCTCGGATGCCCCTCCGTTTGACTATCCGTTGGTGCAGTTACCAGAAGATCCTAAGGTGCTAAACACAAAGTTCTCTTTGTTTACAAGACTCAACAAAGACGAAGGACAGCCACTCGACCCATTAGACCATGCTCCAACCAACAACTCCAACTTTGATGGAACTAAAAAGACAGTGATAATTGTACATGGATATATTG GTAATTCTGGAGAGTATTGGGTACAGCCTCTAGTCGATGCGTTACTTAAACGTGAACAAATGAATGTCGTGGTAGTGGACTGGAAGAAAGGAGCCGCCTTTCCTTATCATCAAGCTGTTGGTAACGCAAGGATTATAG GCGCACAAGTTGCACTGCTTCTTAAAGGCTTGCAAGAACAGACAAGATTGGATTTGATGAACGTTCACTGTATTGGATTTAGCATGGGCGCACATGTGTGTGGTTTTGTGGGAAGAAATTTCGCTCGCAGCAACGTAACAATTGGCCGTATATCAG GTTTGGACCCATCGGCACCATATTATGAATTTCGTCATGCTGATGTACGTCTTGATAAAACCGATGCAGATTTTGTCGACGTTATTCACACCGACACTAAAACGCTTTTGGTGAAAGGCTTCGGCACTGCGCAGGAGCTTGGACATTTAGATTTTTATCCTAACGGTGGTCATGATCAACCGAACTGTCGAAATCTAGATAACG GTGTAACACAGTATCTTACATGCAGTCACTACCGCGCAATTGAATATTTCACAGAATCGATTAATATTCAAAACTGTCCTTCAAGAGGTTATCCATGTAAAGATTATCAGACATTTGCGAAAGGACTTTGCACTAAATGTACTACATGTCCTCGGATGGGATACAGTGCGGTTGAATATAAGGACAGTGCTACAGGTGTTTACTATCTCCAAACTGCAGGAAAAAAACCTTTCTGTG CGCACCACTACAACATAGCCTTTTACACGGAATCACAAATCGCTGGTGATTTAGACGATGAAGTTGATGTCATTATCACAGGAGAAAAAGCCGTGTCCGAGAAGATAACCATACCAAG TCACTATTATAAATCAGGAAGCATTGACAGTTTTCTAATTCATACACGATTCGATCTCGGAAAACCAGAGAAGATAAAAGTCCAACATGGTGCATGGTTGGACATGTGGAAGCTACAAGCCGTAGTGCTTAGACCCATGTGGAATGATAAAGT GTATACTGGATGTTACAAGCGATGGCTTAACACAGCTAAAAATGAAGTACCACTCAAGACAGGTCAAGCTGCATATTGTCCCTAA
- the LOC130625897 gene encoding coadhesin-like, translating to MYFKFGRLLVVILNITLLFVISMILTEFYGVIIFRDGGYTEWSKFTKCTVSCGGGFRHRKRDCTDPEPSLGGQTCSRLGPSQEVLRCNERNCPVNGGFERWSRFGECSSSCGEGTQKRVRYCINPVPKFGGLDCKQQKLGDYEEERSCNEQPCSVDGGYTEWSEWTECSVSCGQGTKSRLRSCTDPAPSFGGKDCSNLGPDKENPECIIECPVNGGYGEWTHWDKCTVDCGGGFHTRTRACDFPSPSGNGKTCLEMGYGNAEDTKPCHTEACNKNGGYSAWGKWSECSKTCGGGRTERVRHCDNPKPLGKGKTCKEQHLGASIEADECNTQSC from the exons ATGTATTTCAAGTTTGGTCGCCTTCTTGTTGTTATTTTGAACATTACACTGTTGTTTGTCATTTCTATGATCTTGACCGAGTTTTATGGGGTTATTATATTTCGTGATGGTGGTTACACAGAATGGTCAAAATTTACAAAGTGTACCGTTAGTTGTGGAG GCGGATTTAGGCATCGTAAAAGAGATTGTACTGATCCAGAACCTTCGCTAG GTGGTCAAACCTGCAGTAGACTGGGACCGTCTCAAGAAGTGCTGCGATGCAACGAACGTAACTGTCCAGTGAATGGTGGTTTCGAACGATGGAGCAGATTCGGTGAATGCAGTTCAAGCTGCGGAGAAGGGACACAAAAACGAGTCAGGTACTGTATTAATCCGGTGCCTAAATTTGGag GATTAGATTGTAAGCAACAGAAACTTGGTGACTACGAAGAGGAGAGAAGTTGTAACGAGCAACCATGCTCTGTCGATGGCGGATACACCGAATGGTCTGAATGGACAGAATGTTCA GTATCGTGCGGTCAAGGTACAAAATCTCGGTTGCGCTCTTGCACAGATCCAGCACCATCTTTCGGAGGAAAGGATTGTAGTAATCTTGGTCCTGATAAGGAGAACCCAGAATGTATAATCGAATGCCCAGTAAACGGAGGATACGGTGAATGGACACACTGGGATAAATGTACAGTTGATTGTGGAGGAGGTTTTCACACGCGAACGCGCGCTTGTGACTTTCCTTCACCTAGCGGAAATGGAAAAACATGCCTGGAGATGGGCTACGGAAATGCAGAAGACACAAAGCCGTGTCATACAGAGGCTTGTAACAAAAATGGTGGTTATAGCGCATGGGGGAAATGGTCAGAATGCTCGAAGACATGCGGAGGAGGAAGAACAGAGAGGGTGAGGCATTGTGACAACCCGAAACCATTAGGAAAAGGTAAAACGTGTAAAGAACAGCACCTTGGAGCAAGCATCGAAGCTGATGAATGCAACACACAAAGTTGTTAG